The DNA segment TGGACGGTGCAGCCGGTGACCCTGGCCCCGTACGCGAGCGCGTCGCGCACTCCGTGGGCGCCGGGGAAGGCGGGCAGCAGCGCCGGATGCGTATTGACGAGCCGACCGCCGAAGGCCGCGAGGAACTGCTTCCCCACGATCTTCATGAATCCGGCCGACACGACCAGGTCGGGCGCGTGGGCGGCGGTGGCCTCGGCCAGCGCCGCGTCCCACGCGTCGCGGTCCGCGTACTCCTTCACCTTGCAGACGAAGGTCGGCAGTCCCGCGTCGCGGGCACGGTCGAGTCCGGCGATGCCGTCGCGGTCAGCACCGACCGCGACGATCTCGGCTCCGTAGCCGGCCGGGTCGTCGGCGATCGCGTCGAGCAGGGCCTGCAGATTGGTTCCGGAACCGGAGACCAGCACGACCACGCGGGCGGGAGAGGACGGGGAGGCCACGGCGGGGCCCTTTCTGGATACGACTTGTGCGGTCGTACGAATAGCGCGCATCCCCCGATACGGGGAACTCTACGAACGCGCCGACCGTCGGCAACGATACCGGCACACCGAACGGCCCCCACGGGACGGGGGCACGGCCGAGAGGTAGCGTCTGGGGACAGGACCTGTCTCCCGGGCAGGAACCGAATGAGGGGAAGACGTTCACCAGATGCAGGACCGACGCCACCGCGCGACTCTCCGCACCCCGCCGCACGGGCAGGGTTCACTGCTGCTTCGGGAACGCCGGCCCTCTTCGACGGAGCCCGACGACGACAACCCGTTCGCGCCGCCGCCCCCGGACCGGCCGGAGCAGCCGTGGCGGCCGCGGCAGCCGCAGCACGCGGCGGGCAGCGAGGACAACGGCGGCGAATCCGGTGAAGGAAGCGGTGACGGGAGCGGTGACGGCAACGACGGCGACGACTCGTCCTCGCCGTCGTCCCCCGGCCGGGGGAGCCAGTGGAGCCCGGTTCAGCCGGGCCGCCACGACGGCGGGTTCGGCGGCGACCCCCAGCGCCCGACCGGCGGCCCGAACGATCCCGGAAACGGGCGGAACGGCGGCCAGGGCGGTCCCGGTCCCGGCCTGCGCTGGGATCCGAAGGACCCGGCTCAGCGCAGGGCGCGCTACGCGCTGCTCGCCGGAATGTGGGCCTTCTTCTTCGCCCTGTTCGCTCTGCCGGAGATCGGCCTGCTCCTGGGCGCGCTCGCGCTGTACTGGGGCATCAGCGCCCTGCGCGCGAAGCCTCAGCCGGATTCCGGCGGCAGCAAGGGCGCGGCATCCCGGACGGCGGCGCCGCAGCACCCGGCCGCCCCGACCGACGGGCCACCGCCGGGCCCGGACGTTCCCCCGGCACCGACGGCGCCGCCCGCTCCCGGCCCTTATACGGGCCCGTATGCCGGTGCGACGGCAGCCTCCTCGAAGCAGCAGATCACCGCCGCGGTGAGCGGCATGGTGACCGCGGGGCTCGCGCTGCTGATCGTGATCCTGACGTTCTCGGCGCAGCTCGTGTACCGCGACTACTACACCTGCGTGAACGACGCGCTCACGAAGCAGGGCCAGATCGCCTGCAACAAGAAGCTGCCGAACTCGCTGGTTCCGCTTCTCGGTACGAAGAAGTAGGCACGGGGACAGACGGGCGGCCTCAGTCCTCGTCCGCGTAGGGCATCGGCGGCCAGATGTCCGGGTCGGCGCCGGCACCGGGGGACGGATCGGGGCCGGACCCTGCCCCGGCCCCCGACCCGGCTGATCGCGACGGAAGACCGCTCTTGCTGTCGGCGTCCGCGCCCGGCACGGTATCCCCGGCGGGCGTGGCAGGGGCCGGAACGTCCTCCTTCTCCACGGGGTGGAGGACAGCGGCACTCGCAGCGGTCCCAGCGCTCCCCCCGGCGTCCCCGGCCTCGGCTGCCTCTCCGGCTTCTCCCCCTGTGTCGTTCCCGCCCGGGGAGCCCGGGGAGCCCGGGGAGCCCGGGGAGGAGGAAGCCGCGACAGGTACGAAGGAATCGGCAGGCGGCGAGGACGACTCCCGCTCCTGAGCACCCCTGTCCTGCGCATCCGTGAGAGGGAACTTCGCCAGCAGCCTCCCGGAAAACGCCCACAGCCGGGCCCACCGCCCCACCCGTGCTCCGTCGCCCACTCCCCCGTCCGCTGCTCTCCCGTCTACTCCGTGGTCGTTCCCGCTGTCCGCCCCGTCTTCCGCCCCGTCGTCGTACGCCTCCGGTTCCGCCAGGGCCGGGACTCCGAACGGAGCAGGCACCTCCACCGGGACCGGCACCTCCACGCGTGCGGCTGCGGCGTCCACAGCGGGCCCGGCCCGGTGAACACGCCTGCTGCTCCGCAGCGCCCACCAGCGCCGCACCAGTGCCACCGGAAGTCCCGTTCCCACAGTCCAGGCGAGGGCAGCCACGCTGGTCCGCCACCACACCGGGCCGAAGGACGTCAGCCTTCCGGTACCGAGCGGACCGCCGGACAGAGCAGCCAGAACGGCCACCGCCGCCGCACAGACGACAGCCGCCGCCAGCGCCGTGAGCGCGGTGACGCCGACAGTCCCGGCACGGCTCTCGTCCCGTACGTCCCGTACCCGCGTCACGAACCAGCCGAGCACAACGCCCGCGGCCAGCGGCACACCCGCGACGGCCCAGTTCAGCGGCGAACCACTCCCGGGACCCGGCAGAGCGGCCAGCAGCGGGAAGTAGGGAAGCGCGGCGTTGCCGGTCACCATGAGCGGTGTCACCGCCGAACCGGCACCGAGGCTGAAACCGGGACCCAGCGCGTACGAAGCCCCCCACAGCGCCGCGTTCGGCACGAGCGCGGCAGCCAGCAGCAGGACCGTGAACCGCCCCGACAAGGCGCCGGTCAGCCGCAGAAACGACTCTTGCGCGGCGCCCCCGTGCCACACCAGCGAACCGCCGACCAGCAGCGCACCCCCACCGGTCAGCACGGCGACTCCGGCAGCACCGGCCCTCAGCGCGGTGCCCACCCCGGGGTGGGCGTAGGCACGCCGTACGCCGGCGGAAAGCCGCGGGCCGCCGGGAATCCGCATGCGCCCCCAGCCGCTGAACGGCTCGCGCGGGAAGACGCGCGCCCGCCACACTCCCACCGCCGCCGCGGCACCGGCGACGAGCGGCAGATGCCACAGCGCGCTCAGCGGTTCGACGGACAGCGCCCCGCCCGACGCGTACGCGGCGACAGCGGCGGCCACCAGCAGATAACCACCGGTCACCGCACAGAGAGCACCCGGCACCGACGGCCCCGGACGGCCGTTCGCGGGGTCGAACGCCTCCCGCGCGGCCCGCTGGACCAGCCAGACGGGCAGGACGACCAGCAGCATCGGCACCATGCCCAGTGGGGCAGGAACGCCGGACGCGGTGTCGTGCCTGGTCAGCTCCACGCCGTGGGCCAGCAGCCACAGCGCGGCGGTGACATGCAGCGCGCCGCCCGGCCCGCTGTCGGGATAGGGCGAGCTGATCCACAGCAGCATCACCAGCACGGTGAGCGAGCCGAGTCCGAGCGCCGCCGCGAGCCCACCTCGCAGCACGCAGTCGGCCAGCACGGCGGATCGGCTCCGCACGGGGGCGAGCGACGGGCGGCGGTCGGTCATCTGGGTCACGCGGGCCATGCTGCCAACGACACGCGCTTTCGCCGCGTAACAGGCAAAGACCGGTCGTGTCACTCAATATACGTTTATGCACTTTTCGGACTGGCGTCCCGCCGTGAGCAGCGCTGGGGACATCTCATGACGGAACTGCGCTCCCCGAAGAAGCGGCGCCGAGGACGCGGGGCGAAGTCGCCGGGCGCCGACAAAACAGCGGAAGACCGGCGCGAAGCAGCGTCTCCGGAAGCACCGCCTGCACCGCCTGCACCGCCTGCACCAGCGGACCCAGCAGACCCGCAGAAAACAGGAGAAGAACCAACAACACCAGAAGCAGAGGACACACAGGACCCGCAGGAGTCGCAGGACCCTCAGGGTTCTGGGGACCCGCAGAACGCTCCCGACCCGGAGCAGCCGCCAGGTGTCACGCCCGCCGAGGCCTTCGACATGCTCTACGTGCGGGCCGCGTCAGGTCTCGTACACCAGACGTATCTGCTCACCGGGCGCCGCCGCCTCGCCAGGGAATCGGTCGAGCGCGCGTTCCACCTGGCCTGGCAGAGGTGGCCGGAGGTCGCGACGGACCGCGACCCGGCGGGCTGGGTACGGGCGGCGGCGTACGAGTACGCGATGTCGCCCTGGCGCCGGACGAGCCGCAGGCGCGGGCAGGCCGACCGCCGGGCCACGGATCCCGCACAGATTCCGCTGCGGGACGCCGTGCTCCGCTTGCCGCCCGCCTACCGGCGCACGCTGCTGCTCTACGACGGGCTCGGTCTCGACCTCCCCGAGACCGCGGCCGAAACAGAGGCGAGCACACCCGCGGCCGCGAACAGGCTGCTGTACGCGCGGGCTGCCGTGGCCCGGGCCCTGCCCGATCTGGAGGAACCCGGACTGCTCCGCGAACATCTGGGGGTCCTCACCCTGACGGGCCCCGAAGCCACCCTCCCGGAGCCCCGCACCGTACGGACGGGGAGCGAGCGCCGGACCCGGTTCTGGACGCGGCTCACCATCGGTTGCGTCGCACTGCTGACGGCCCTGACGGCGTTCACACTGGCCACAGCCCCCACCCACTACGCGCGGCCGACCGGCCCCCCGCAACGCGTGGAGGGTGTCCCCCCGCGCGGAGGCCCGCAGCGGCTGACCG comes from the Streptomyces sp. NBC_01471 genome and includes:
- the purN gene encoding phosphoribosylglycinamide formyltransferase translates to MRAIRTTAQVVSRKGPAVASPSSPARVVVLVSGSGTNLQALLDAIADDPAGYGAEIVAVGADRDGIAGLDRARDAGLPTFVCKVKEYADRDAWDAALAEATAAHAPDLVVSAGFMKIVGKQFLAAFGGRLVNTHPALLPAFPGAHGVRDALAYGARVTGCTVHFVDDGVDTGPIIAQGVVEIREQDDESALHERIKEVERKLLVDVVGRLARNGYRIEGRKVQVGAHREHGHR
- a CDS encoding DUF6350 family protein, which encodes MTDRRPSLAPVRSRSAVLADCVLRGGLAAALGLGSLTVLVMLLWISSPYPDSGPGGALHVTAALWLLAHGVELTRHDTASGVPAPLGMVPMLLVVLPVWLVQRAAREAFDPANGRPGPSVPGALCAVTGGYLLVAAAVAAYASGGALSVEPLSALWHLPLVAGAAAAVGVWRARVFPREPFSGWGRMRIPGGPRLSAGVRRAYAHPGVGTALRAGAAGVAVLTGGGALLVGGSLVWHGGAAQESFLRLTGALSGRFTVLLLAAALVPNAALWGASYALGPGFSLGAGSAVTPLMVTGNAALPYFPLLAALPGPGSGSPLNWAVAGVPLAAGVVLGWFVTRVRDVRDESRAGTVGVTALTALAAAVVCAAAVAVLAALSGGPLGTGRLTSFGPVWWRTSVAALAWTVGTGLPVALVRRWWALRSSRRVHRAGPAVDAAAARVEVPVPVEVPAPFGVPALAEPEAYDDGAEDGADSGNDHGVDGRAADGGVGDGARVGRWARLWAFSGRLLAKFPLTDAQDRGAQERESSSPPADSFVPVAASSSPGSPGSPGSPGGNDTGGEAGEAAEAGDAGGSAGTAASAAVLHPVEKEDVPAPATPAGDTVPGADADSKSGLPSRSAGSGAGAGSGPDPSPGAGADPDIWPPMPYADED